One Mesorhizobium sp. J428 DNA segment encodes these proteins:
- a CDS encoding universal stress protein, with amino-acid sequence MSGTTLLTILGAAIDNDLKEAIATAQSVDAHLCVVAMGVAPSPPIGEVGAAAALTSVWLETRAAEEQALTARAEQLEGLLAADSVKGDVSDAYVEPGIIADEVGRRGRCADAIFIGPSLRKDPVLGSSVLEAALFETGVPVVVAPAGSPPDLGCERIVVAWNSSFESARALHAAIGLLPKVRHIHIAMVDPKASETDGGEEPGADIAAYLARKGYDVSVDRLAGMGLAPEAVLTRHASDVAAGMLVMGAYSHSRLRQRIFGGVTRSMLESPPLQLLLAH; translated from the coding sequence ATGTCCGGCACCACCCTGCTCACCATTCTCGGCGCGGCGATCGACAACGACCTCAAGGAAGCCATCGCCACGGCCCAATCCGTCGACGCGCATCTCTGCGTCGTCGCCATGGGGGTAGCCCCCAGCCCTCCGATCGGCGAGGTGGGGGCTGCGGCTGCTTTGACCTCCGTCTGGCTCGAAACGCGCGCGGCCGAGGAACAAGCGCTGACGGCCCGCGCGGAGCAGCTCGAGGGCCTGCTCGCAGCCGACAGCGTCAAGGGCGACGTATCCGATGCCTATGTCGAGCCCGGCATCATCGCCGATGAGGTCGGGCGTCGCGGCCGCTGCGCCGACGCGATCTTCATCGGACCCAGCCTGCGCAAGGACCCGGTTCTCGGATCGTCCGTGCTGGAGGCCGCCTTGTTCGAGACCGGCGTGCCGGTCGTGGTGGCGCCGGCAGGATCGCCGCCGGACCTCGGCTGCGAGCGCATCGTCGTCGCCTGGAACTCGTCGTTCGAATCCGCCCGCGCGCTGCATGCCGCGATCGGCCTGCTGCCGAAGGTCCGCCATATCCATATCGCTATGGTCGATCCGAAGGCATCCGAGACGGACGGCGGCGAGGAGCCCGGCGCCGATATTGCCGCCTATCTCGCGAGAAAGGGCTACGATGTCTCCGTCGACCGTCTCGCCGGCATGGGACTCGCGCCGGAGGCTGTGCTGACCCGCCATGCCAGCGACGTCGCCGCGGGCATGCTCGTCATGGGCGCCTACAGCCATTCCCGGCTGCGCCAGCGCATCTTTGGCGGCGTCACGCGCTCGATGCTGGAATCGCCGCCGCTGCAGCTGCTCCTGGCCCACTGA
- a CDS encoding ribonuclease D has protein sequence MTIRFHKGDLADLSNYDVEAVAIDTETLGLNPHRDRLCVVQLSPGDGTADVVQIAAGQKRAPNLVSLLRNRKITKIFHFGRFDLAVLYQAFGVMPEPVFCTKIASRLTRTYTDRHGLKDICNELLGVSLSKVQQSSDWAAQTLSPEQLEYAASDVLYLHRLRDALVGRLERDGRAAEAAACFKFLPTRAKLDLMGWDEEDIFAHS, from the coding sequence ATGACCATCCGCTTCCACAAGGGCGACCTCGCCGACCTCTCCAACTACGACGTCGAGGCGGTCGCCATCGACACCGAGACGCTCGGGCTCAACCCGCATCGCGACCGGCTCTGCGTGGTGCAGCTTTCGCCCGGCGACGGCACGGCCGATGTCGTGCAGATCGCGGCGGGCCAGAAGCGCGCGCCCAATCTCGTTTCGCTGTTGAGGAACCGGAAGATCACCAAGATCTTCCATTTCGGCCGCTTCGACCTTGCCGTGCTCTATCAGGCCTTCGGCGTCATGCCCGAGCCGGTGTTCTGCACCAAGATCGCCTCGCGGCTGACCCGCACCTATACGGACCGGCACGGGCTGAAGGATATCTGCAACGAGCTTCTCGGCGTCAGTCTGTCGAAGGTGCAGCAATCGTCCGACTGGGCGGCGCAGACACTGTCGCCCGAGCAGCTCGAATATGCCGCGTCGGACGTGCTCTACCTGCACCGGCTGCGCGACGCGCTCGTCGGCCGGCTCGAGCGCGACGGGCGCGCGGCGGAGGCGGCGGCCTGCTTCAAGTTCCTGCCGACGCGCGCAAAGCTCGACCTGATGGGCTGGGACGAAGAGGACATCTTCGCCCACAGCTAG
- a CDS encoding IclR family transcriptional regulator, producing MVSAQVKSATRAIEILELFKRVRQPKGMSEVANALGYPASSTTVLLKTLVKLGYLNYDRNERVYFPTPKVTSLGEWIPRALFGNSRILDAMRDLQSATGEGISLNTKNDIYLQYIQVIYSVHAVRFDIDEGALRLLTQSAAGWTLMSTLPDERVDNLVRRANIATEKAADRVKIPEIMARIREIREQGYAWAENIPFLGGATLCSLLPITIQGQPVVLTLGGALERMRLNRERYLAALRRAVKSVTPKDPFDQPIDIEF from the coding sequence ATGGTCTCGGCACAGGTGAAGTCGGCGACCCGCGCGATCGAGATCCTCGAACTGTTCAAGAGGGTGCGGCAGCCCAAAGGTATGTCGGAGGTCGCCAATGCGCTCGGCTATCCGGCCTCCAGTACGACCGTGCTGCTCAAGACGCTCGTCAAGCTCGGCTACCTCAACTACGACCGCAACGAACGGGTCTATTTCCCGACCCCGAAGGTCACGTCGTTGGGAGAATGGATACCGCGCGCGCTGTTCGGCAACAGCCGCATCCTCGACGCGATGCGGGATCTCCAATCCGCCACCGGAGAGGGCATCTCGCTCAACACCAAGAACGACATCTACCTGCAGTACATCCAGGTGATCTATTCCGTCCACGCGGTGCGCTTCGACATCGACGAGGGGGCGCTCAGGCTCCTGACGCAGTCCGCCGCCGGTTGGACGCTAATGTCGACCCTGCCCGACGAGCGTGTCGACAATCTCGTGCGCCGTGCCAACATCGCGACGGAAAAGGCGGCGGATCGGGTGAAGATCCCCGAGATCATGGCGCGGATCCGCGAGATCCGCGAACAGGGCTATGCCTGGGCAGAGAACATCCCCTTCCTCGGCGGGGCGACGCTCTGTTCGCTGCTGCCGATCACCATCCAGGGCCAGCCGGTCGTGCTGACCCTCGGCGGCGCGCTGGAGCGCATGCGGCTCAACCGGGAGCGCTATCTCGCGGCACTCAGACGCGCCGTAAAGTCGGTCACGCCCAAGGATCCGTTCGACCAGCCGATCGACATCGAGTTCTGA
- a CDS encoding bacterioferritin-associated ferredoxin, producing MIVCHCNLITEKDIERTILDLLQADPWQLIVPAKVYHALAKRGRCCGCFPNVVETIIRVTEAYHSQSATGEAEIVSYLDRVRELRGQYGSRSHEGRTTGHRAA from the coding sequence ATGATCGTCTGTCATTGTAATCTGATCACTGAGAAAGACATCGAGCGGACCATCCTCGATCTGCTGCAGGCCGATCCGTGGCAACTGATCGTGCCGGCAAAGGTCTATCATGCCCTGGCGAAGCGCGGACGCTGTTGCGGCTGCTTCCCGAATGTGGTGGAAACGATCATTCGCGTGACCGAAGCGTATCACTCCCAGAGTGCTACCGGTGAGGCGGAGATCGTGTCGTACCTAGACCGCGTGCGCGAACTGCGCGGTCAATACGGGAGCAGAAGTCATGAAGGGCGAACAACAGGTCATCGAGCGGCTTAA
- the bfr gene encoding bacterioferritin, giving the protein MKGEQQVIERLNEALFLELGAVNQHWLHYRLLDDWGFQKLAKKERAESIEEMHHADRLVARIIFLEGHPNLQSVAPLRIGQNVKEVLEADLAGEYDARTAYKKSREICQQLGDYVSMHLFEELLTDEEGHIDFLETQLQLLNSIGEERYGQLNAEPANDAE; this is encoded by the coding sequence ATGAAGGGCGAACAACAGGTCATCGAGCGGCTTAACGAGGCGCTGTTCCTCGAACTCGGCGCCGTCAACCAGCACTGGTTGCATTACAGGCTTCTGGACGACTGGGGTTTCCAGAAGCTCGCCAAGAAGGAGCGGGCGGAGTCGATCGAGGAGATGCACCATGCCGACAGGCTGGTTGCGCGCATCATCTTCCTCGAAGGCCATCCGAACCTGCAGTCGGTCGCCCCGCTGCGCATCGGCCAGAACGTCAAGGAAGTGCTCGAGGCAGACCTTGCCGGCGAATACGACGCCCGCACCGCCTACAAGAAATCGCGCGAGATCTGCCAGCAGCTCGGCGACTATGTCTCGATGCACCTCTTCGAGGAACTGCTGACCGACGAGGAAGGCCATATCGACTTCCTCGAGACCCAGCTCCAGCTCCTCAACTCGATCGGCGAGGAACGCTACGGGCAGCTCAATGCCGAGCCCGCCAACGACGCCGAATAG
- a CDS encoding 3-keto-5-aminohexanoate cleavage protein, producing MSEATKPAGARKRKVIITCAVTGSIHTPSMSEHLPVTASEIADAAIGAAEAGAAIVHLHARDPKNGLPDQSPAAFEPFLKVIKQRSDCVVNITTGGASTMTIAERLQPVATFKPEVASLNMGSMNFGLYPMLARFKEFKHDWELPYLEGSRDRIFKNTFADIENILTTCAENGTRFEIECYDIGHLYTLAHFVDRGLVKPPFFVQSVFGILGGIGAHAEDVAHMKRTADRLFGDSYSWSVLGAGANQMRIAAQAAAMGGNVRVGLEDSLWLGPGRMAKTNAEQVAKVRSIIEGLGLEIATPAEARDILQLKGADKVNF from the coding sequence ATGAGCGAAGCCACGAAGCCCGCCGGCGCACGCAAGCGCAAGGTTATCATCACATGCGCCGTAACGGGTTCGATCCACACGCCGTCGATGTCGGAGCATCTGCCGGTGACGGCGAGTGAGATCGCGGATGCGGCGATCGGCGCGGCGGAGGCGGGGGCGGCGATCGTGCACCTGCATGCGCGCGATCCCAAGAACGGCCTGCCCGACCAGTCGCCGGCGGCCTTCGAGCCGTTCCTCAAGGTGATCAAGCAGCGTTCCGACTGCGTGGTCAACATCACCACCGGCGGCGCCTCGACCATGACGATTGCGGAGCGCCTGCAGCCGGTCGCCACCTTCAAGCCGGAGGTCGCCTCGCTCAACATGGGCTCGATGAACTTCGGCCTCTACCCGATGCTCGCCCGCTTCAAGGAGTTCAAGCATGACTGGGAGCTGCCCTATCTCGAAGGCTCGCGCGACCGCATCTTCAAGAACACCTTCGCCGACATCGAGAACATCCTGACGACGTGCGCCGAGAACGGCACGCGCTTCGAGATCGAGTGCTACGACATCGGCCACCTCTACACGCTGGCGCACTTCGTCGACCGCGGCCTGGTGAAGCCGCCGTTCTTCGTGCAGTCGGTGTTCGGCATCCTGGGCGGGATCGGGGCGCATGCGGAGGACGTGGCGCATATGAAGCGGACGGCGGACCGTCTGTTCGGCGACAGCTATTCGTGGTCGGTCTTGGGGGCGGGCGCCAACCAGATGCGGATCGCGGCACAGGCGGCCGCGATGGGCGGCAATGTGCGCGTCGGGCTGGAGGACTCGCTGTGGCTCGGGCCGGGCCGGATGGCGAAGACCAATGCCGAACAGGTGGCGAAGGTGCGCTCGATCATCGAAGGCCTCGGCCTCGAGATCGCCACACCCGCCGAGGCCCGCGACATCCTGCAGCTCAAGGGCGCAGACAAGGTGAATTTCTAA
- a CDS encoding 3-hydroxyacyl-CoA dehydrogenase → MAKIAVVGSGFIGRAWAISFARAGNEVAMWDQAPAATEGARDYIAGVLGDLEANDLLRGQAPDAVLARISVTTDLGEALRGASHVQENTPEKRDIKREVFSLIDGVAEADAVIASSSSALLPSTFTDHLAGRHRCLVVHPLNPPYLIPAAEVVPAPWTSRETVERTRALLVDAGHAPLVMKRELDGFIMNRLQGALLEEAFRLVADGYASIEDVDIGIRDGLALRWSFMGPFETIDLNAPAGVRDYVERYQGLYENLFSQMQRRVDWAGPVLETVETDRRAKLPREKLVERQVWRDRRLMALAAHKRKSEEDIGK, encoded by the coding sequence ATGGCGAAGATTGCGGTAGTCGGCAGCGGCTTCATAGGACGCGCTTGGGCGATCAGTTTCGCTCGGGCGGGCAACGAGGTCGCGATGTGGGACCAGGCGCCGGCCGCCACCGAGGGTGCGCGTGACTATATCGCCGGCGTGCTCGGCGACCTCGAGGCCAACGATCTGCTGCGCGGACAGGCGCCCGACGCCGTGCTGGCGCGGATCTCGGTGACGACGGACTTGGGGGAGGCGCTGCGCGGCGCGAGCCATGTCCAGGAGAACACGCCGGAGAAGCGCGATATCAAGCGCGAGGTGTTTTCCCTGATCGACGGCGTCGCGGAAGCTGATGCCGTGATCGCCAGCTCCTCGTCGGCGCTGCTGCCGTCGACCTTCACCGATCATCTCGCCGGCCGCCACCGCTGCCTCGTCGTGCATCCGCTCAACCCGCCCTATCTCATCCCGGCGGCGGAAGTCGTGCCGGCGCCGTGGACCTCGCGCGAAACAGTCGAGCGCACCCGCGCCCTGCTGGTCGATGCCGGCCATGCGCCGCTGGTGATGAAGCGCGAACTGGACGGCTTCATCATGAACCGGTTGCAGGGCGCGCTTTTGGAGGAAGCCTTCAGGCTGGTCGCCGACGGCTATGCCAGCATCGAGGACGTCGACATCGGCATCCGCGACGGGCTTGCGCTGCGCTGGTCGTTCATGGGGCCGTTCGAGACGATCGATCTCAACGCGCCGGCTGGCGTGCGCGACTATGTCGAGCGTTACCAGGGCCTCTACGAGAACCTGTTTTCCCAGATGCAGCGCCGGGTCGACTGGGCCGGTCCGGTGCTGGAAACGGTCGAGACCGACCGGCGCGCGAAACTGCCCAGGGAGAAGCTGGTCGAGCGGCAGGTCTGGCGGGATCGCCGGCTGATGGCTCTGGCCGCGCACAAGAGGAAATCCGAGGAGGACATCGGCAAATGA
- a CDS encoding M20/M25/M40 family metallo-hydrolase: MTSLAPVLDALDAGLDASLTRLADLVRIPSISTDPAYAAECRRAAEWLVADLKEIGFDASVRDTTGHPMVVAHHEGPAGTPHVLFYGHYDVQPVDPLDLWHDDPFDMKVKEVAPGRKVLTGRGTADDKGQLMTFVEACRAYKKAHGALPCRVSILFEGEEESGSPSLKPFLEAHAKELKADFALVCDTGMWDRDTPAISTALRGLVGEEVTIKAADRDLHSGAYGGAAANPIRILAKVLAAVHDDDGRVTIPGFYDGVEETPSQILKQWESLGLTAEEFLGEIGLSIPSGEKGRSVLELIWARPTAEFNGIIGGYTGKGFKTVIAAEASAKVSFRLVHKQDPDKIRDAFRAFVRERIPADCSVEFHGHGGSPAIQLSYDSPFLSKAKDALSDEWPKPAVMIAMGGSIPIVGDFQTYLGMESLLVGYGLDDDRIHSPNEKYELSSFHKGQRSWARILDALAK, translated from the coding sequence CCACCGACCCGGCCTATGCGGCCGAATGCCGGCGCGCCGCCGAATGGCTGGTCGCGGACCTGAAGGAGATCGGCTTCGACGCCAGCGTGCGCGACACGACCGGCCACCCCATGGTCGTGGCGCATCACGAAGGACCCGCCGGCACACCCCACGTTCTGTTTTACGGCCATTACGACGTCCAGCCGGTCGACCCGCTGGACCTGTGGCACGACGATCCCTTCGACATGAAGGTCAAGGAGGTCGCGCCGGGGCGCAAGGTGCTCACCGGCCGTGGCACCGCCGACGACAAGGGACAGCTGATGACCTTCGTCGAGGCCTGCCGCGCCTACAAGAAGGCGCACGGCGCCCTGCCCTGCCGCGTTTCCATCCTTTTCGAGGGCGAGGAAGAGTCCGGTTCGCCTTCGCTCAAGCCGTTCCTCGAGGCCCATGCGAAGGAGCTCAAGGCCGATTTCGCGCTGGTGTGCGACACGGGCATGTGGGACCGGGACACGCCCGCCATCTCGACCGCTCTGCGCGGCCTCGTCGGCGAGGAGGTGACGATCAAGGCGGCCGACCGCGACCTGCATTCCGGTGCCTATGGCGGTGCCGCGGCGAATCCGATCCGCATCCTCGCCAAGGTGCTCGCCGCCGTCCATGACGATGACGGCCGCGTCACCATCCCCGGCTTCTACGACGGCGTCGAGGAGACGCCGTCACAGATCCTCAAGCAGTGGGAGAGCCTCGGCCTCACCGCCGAGGAATTCCTCGGCGAGATCGGCTTGTCGATCCCCTCGGGCGAGAAGGGCCGCTCGGTGCTCGAACTGATCTGGGCGCGGCCGACGGCCGAGTTCAACGGCATCATCGGCGGCTATACCGGCAAGGGCTTCAAGACGGTGATCGCGGCGGAAGCCTCCGCCAAGGTTTCGTTCCGCCTGGTGCACAAGCAGGATCCCGACAAGATCCGCGACGCCTTCCGCGCCTTCGTGCGCGAGCGCATCCCGGCCGACTGCTCGGTCGAGTTCCATGGTCACGGCGGGTCGCCCGCGATCCAGCTCTCCTACGACTCGCCGTTCCTGTCCAAGGCCAAGGACGCGCTGTCGGACGAATGGCCGAAGCCGGCGGTGATGATCGCCATGGGCGGCTCGATCCCGATCGTCGGCGATTTCCAGACCTATCTCGGCATGGAATCGCTCCTCGTCGGCTACGGGCTCGACGACGACCGCATCCACTCGCCAAACGAGAAATACGAGCTGTCCTCATTCCACAAGGGACAGCGCTCCTGGGCGCGCATCCTCGACGCGCTTGCAAAGTAA